A window of Apium graveolens cultivar Ventura chromosome 8, ASM990537v1, whole genome shotgun sequence contains these coding sequences:
- the LOC141677418 gene encoding BTB/POZ domain-containing protein At1g30440-like: protein MACMKLGSKQDAFQRKGQAWFCTTGLPSDIVVEVEDMSFHLHKFPLLSRSGVMEKLIAEASGAEDGCIVNLPDIPGGDKTFELVAKFCYGVKLELTAANVVYLRSAAEHLKMTEQYGEGNLILQTENFLNQVVLRNWKDSLKALQSCDDVVPFAEDLNITNRCVESLAVKAGSDPNLFGWPMVEYGGPMQSPGGSVLWNGISTGARLKNASSDWWYEDISCLSLPHYKRLISAMESRGIKQEVLAGSLTSYAKKYLPGLNRHQSTSESSNRLGPVGSGGLSSEEDQKILLEELDKLLPMHKGLISTKILFGLLRTALILRASPSCISNLERRIGMQLDQASLEDLLMPNFSYTMETLYNVECIERILEHFLAMDQVTGGASPCSVEDGQSMGSQSLTPITMVAKLIDGYLAEVAPDINLKLPKFQSLAAAVPDYARPLDDGLYRAIDIYLKSHPWLADADREQLCRLMDCQKLSMEACTHAAQNERLPLRTIVQVLFFEQLQLRTSIASCFLVSDNLDGSRQLRSGLMASNDGGWNTAVRENQVLKVGMDSMRMRVSELEKECTNMRQEIQKLGRFKGFSTWGNMSKKFGFRLKSQMCSAQEGSVSNQKLESGKSEKTKEKNGRYKKKQLALK from the exons ATGGCTTGTATGAAGTTGGGATCTAAACAAGATGCATTTCAAAGGAAAGGGCAGGCATG GTTCTGCACAACTGGGCTTCCAAGTGATATTGTTGTTGAGGTTGAGGACATGTCATTCCATCTCCACAAG TTTCCATTGCTCTCTAGGAGTGGAGTTATGGAAAAGTTAATTGCAGAAGCTTCTGGAGCAGAAGATGGCTGTATAGTTAATTTGCCTGATATCCCTGGAGGAGATAAAACATTTGAACTTGTTGCAAAGTTCTGTTATGGCGTTAAACTTGAACTTACTGCTGCAAATGTCGTATACCTTCGGTCTGCTGCTGAGCATCTCAAAATGACCGAACAGTATGGGGAAGGCAATCTAATCTTACAGACTGAAAATTTTCTTAATCAAGTGGTCCTGCGAAACTGGAAAGACTCTTTGAAAGCACTTCAAAGCTGTGATGATGTTGTCCCGTTTGCTGAAGATCTTAATATTACTAACCGCTGCGTTGAGTCGTTGGCTGTGAAAGCAGGTAGTGACCCAAATCTATTTGGGTGGCCTATGGTTGAATACGGAGGGCCTATGCAGAGTCCTGGTGGAAGTGTCTTATGGAATGGGATAAGCACCGGGGCTAGGCTTAAAAATGCAAGTTCAGACTGGTGGTATGAAGATATATCATGTTTAAGTTTGCCACACTATAAGAGGTTGATATCAGCTATGGAATCTCGTGGGATCAAGCAAGAGGTATTGGCTGGATCCCTCACTTCATACGCAAAAAAGTACTTGCCAGGGCTCAATAGACATCAGAGCACCAGTGAGTCTAGCAACCGTCTTGGACCAGTTGGATCAGGAGGCCTATCATCTGAAGAAGATCAAAAGATTCTACTTGAAGAGCTTGATAAATTACTTCCCATGcataagggattaatctcaacCAAAATACTGTTTGGCCTTCTTCGGACAGCATTGATACTTCGGGCAAGCCCCTCATGCATATCAAACTTAGAAAGAAGAATAGGAATGCAGCTTGATCAGGCATCACTTGAGGATCTCTTGATGCCCAACTTCTCATATACCATGGAGACTCTTTATAATGTTGAATGCATTGAGAGGATTCTTGAGCACTTCTTGGCCATGGATCAGGTGACAGGTGGGGCCTCTCCTTGTTCAGTCGAGGATGGCCAGTCAATGGGTTCTCAGTCATTGACACCAATCACAATGGTGGCCAAGCTGATTGATGGGTACTTGGCAGAGGTTGCCCCTGATATTAATTTAAAGCTCCCTAAGTTCCAGTCTCTTGCTGCAGCGGTTCCTGATTATGCCAGGCCCTTAGATGATGGTCTTTATCGTGCAATCGACATATATCTTAAG TCGCACCCTTGGTTGGCGGATGCCGACAGAGAACAATTATGCAGGCTGATGGACTGTCAAAAGCTCTCCATGGAAGCTTGCACCCATGCTGCCCAGAACGAGAGGCTGCCACTTAGAACCATTGTCCAAGTCCTGTTCTTCGAGCAACTTCAGCTTAGGACTTCCATAGCCAGCTGCTTTCTTGTATCCGACAATCTTGATGGGTCAAGGCAATTGAGAAGTGGTTTAATGGCGTCAAATGATGGAGGTTGGAACACAGCTGTGAGAGAGAATCAAGTTTTGAAAGTGGGAATGGACAGCATGCGGATGCGGGTTTCTGAGCTCGAGAAAGAGTGTACAAATATGAGGCAGGAAATTCAAAAACTAGGACGTTTTAAGGGATTCAGTACTTGGGGAAACATGTCAAAGAAGTTTGGGTTTAGGTTGAAATCTCAGATGTGCAGTGCCCAAGAGGGCTCCGTTAGCAATCAGAAATTGGAATCTGGTAAAAGTGAAAAGACAAAAGAAAAGAACGGGAGGTACAAGAAAAAGCAACTTGCACTTAAGTAA